From a region of the Flavobacterium branchiarum genome:
- a CDS encoding polymer-forming cytoskeletal protein has translation MNELVFKLVTIKEVKVAYPFLIEREGFDYFEEWDDQDFFVVANEDVNFDGNFYLDLYEDKEKKWLASLLNLSLKGIDTLRIEGVLINGNLSTTGTIINAEGDYGPYVFITGNVACQSMLLGGSYVEIKGNVKAQEVVMTSYNHGNFKCEGTIEVPVFIVEDHYTTFAERKNELFYYNDKTGDSDPENNSVYDDVSGEDIISIELRKLLDNPLIETFEEFKRELELGELVLKQNNPASKNREYWHTRVLSNYRDLKIVPLEFKTKELCDIALGISFHALEYVNRDFITKELCEKLVAKNGFAIQKIPREFITKELCFKAGESGTLISFIPTEFYSEELIISVFKNGKNEPNINDIPSKFVTESLLEEYLKIGKGLWLDKACKENGIDKLMILKRVIDSGIQYLEAIFANHCSKEVVDYASSIYNNEEHKEEWNGYILKYKVKFERLGLIY, from the coding sequence ATGAATGAGTTAGTTTTTAAATTAGTTACAATAAAAGAAGTTAAAGTAGCATATCCTTTTTTAATTGAGCGAGAAGGGTTCGATTATTTTGAAGAATGGGACGATCAGGATTTCTTTGTTGTTGCAAATGAAGATGTGAATTTTGATGGTAACTTTTATTTAGATCTTTATGAGGATAAGGAAAAAAAATGGTTAGCCAGTTTATTGAATCTATCCTTAAAAGGGATTGATACGTTACGAATTGAAGGAGTTTTAATAAATGGAAATCTCTCAACAACAGGAACAATAATAAATGCAGAGGGAGATTATGGTCCGTATGTTTTTATAACAGGAAATGTTGCTTGTCAGAGTATGTTATTAGGAGGCTCGTATGTTGAGATAAAAGGCAATGTAAAGGCTCAGGAAGTAGTAATGACATCTTATAATCATGGTAATTTTAAATGCGAAGGTACAATAGAAGTTCCAGTTTTTATAGTCGAGGATCATTATACAACATTTGCAGAGCGAAAGAATGAATTGTTTTATTATAATGATAAAACGGGCGATTCTGACCCAGAAAACAATTCTGTGTACGATGATGTAAGCGGAGAAGATATCATCTCGATTGAATTACGAAAGTTACTAGATAATCCATTAATAGAGACTTTTGAAGAATTTAAACGTGAATTAGAGCTTGGAGAATTAGTCTTAAAGCAAAACAATCCAGCTTCAAAAAATCGCGAATATTGGCATACAAGAGTGCTATCTAATTATAGAGATTTAAAAATAGTTCCACTAGAATTTAAAACTAAAGAATTGTGTGATATTGCTTTGGGAATTTCATTTCATGCATTAGAATATGTTAATCGAGATTTTATTACGAAGGAGCTTTGCGAAAAATTAGTAGCTAAAAACGGCTTTGCTATTCAGAAAATACCAAGAGAGTTTATAACAAAAGAGCTTTGTTTTAAAGCAGGCGAAAGTGGAACGTTGATTTCATTTATTCCAACAGAATTTTATTCAGAAGAACTGATAATATCTGTGTTTAAGAATGGTAAGAATGAACCTAATATTAATGATATTCCTTCGAAATTTGTTACCGAAAGTTTGCTCGAAGAATATCTGAAAATAGGAAAAGGATTGTGGCTTGATAAGGCTTGCAAAGAAAATGGAATTGATAAGTTGATGATATTAAAGCGAGTAATCGATTCGGGAATACAGTATCTTGAAGCTATTTTTGCCAATCATTGTAGTAAAGAAGTTGTCGATTATGCTTCGTCCATTTATAATAATGAAGAACACAAAGAAGAATGGAATGGTTATATTCTGAAATATAAAGTTAAATTTGAGCGTCTAGGTTTAATTTATTAA
- a CDS encoding DeoR/GlpR family DNA-binding transcription regulator has product MNDNELVNFTKEERKAHILKEINLHTRVSFDTLSNRLFVSEDTIRRDINELESESLLIKVKGGAMTKAYHHSSVSQTYAGESKQIIAKKAVDLLHDGMVLLLGGGTTIREFIRLIPNDLNLTIFTVTVLSAVELLDKPNVKAIMIGGSISHYSQMCVSGDVYNQLQSIKVDLLILGVNALDIEGGLSDSDWDTVQVKKAMIQSSRKTAILTISEKLDTVLKMKIASLSDVDFVITEVDPDHEKLKSYKQAVPSLTFV; this is encoded by the coding sequence ATGAATGATAATGAATTGGTAAATTTTACCAAGGAAGAAAGAAAAGCTCATATTTTAAAAGAGATTAATTTGCACACTCGAGTGAGTTTCGATACACTTTCTAATCGATTGTTTGTTTCAGAGGATACTATACGAAGAGATATAAACGAACTGGAGTCTGAATCGTTATTGATAAAAGTGAAAGGTGGGGCTATGACTAAAGCATATCATCATTCGTCTGTATCACAAACTTATGCAGGTGAGTCTAAGCAGATTATTGCAAAAAAAGCTGTTGATTTACTTCATGATGGAATGGTTTTGTTACTTGGTGGAGGAACGACTATTAGGGAGTTTATTCGATTAATTCCTAATGATTTGAATCTTACGATCTTTACTGTTACGGTTTTGTCTGCTGTGGAGCTTTTAGATAAGCCAAACGTTAAAGCCATAATGATTGGAGGTAGCATTTCACATTATAGTCAAATGTGTGTTAGTGGTGATGTTTATAATCAGTTGCAAAGTATTAAAGTTGACTTATTAATTTTAGGAGTAAATGCACTAGATATTGAGGGGGGTCTTTCTGACTCTGATTGGGACACTGTTCAGGTTAAAAAAGCAATGATTCAATCTTCTCGTAAAACGGCCATACTTACTATATCTGAAAAACTGGATACTGTTTTAAAGATGAAAATTGCCAGCCTATCCGATGTAGATTTTGTAATTACTGAAGTAGATCCAGATCATGAAAAACTTAAATCGTATAAGCAGGCAGTTCCAAGCTTAACTTTCGTTTAA
- a CDS encoding fumarate reductase/succinate dehydrogenase flavoprotein subunit, producing MALDSKIPHGPISDKWTDYKDHINLVNPANKRNLDVIVVGTGLAGGSAAATLAELGYNVKAFCFQDSPRRAHSIAAQGGINAAKNYQGDGDSVFRLFYDTVKGGDYRAREANVHRLAEVSTNIIDQCVAQGVPLAREYGGLLDNRSFGGTLVSRTFYAKGQTGQQLLLGAYSAMNRQIGRGKIKMYNRHEMLDLVIVNGKARGIIARNLITGEIERHSAHAVVIGSGGYGNVFFLSTNAMGSNATAAWKIHKKGAFFANPCYTQIHPTCIPVSGDHQSKLTLMSESLRNDGRIWVPKSLEDAKAIREGKKKPTDLSEEERDYYLERRYPSFGNLVPRDVASRAAKERCDAGFGVNKTGEAVYLDFAAAIQRYGKEQAYIKGLDANDKNLVIKLGTEVVENKYGNLFQMYLKIVDENPYVTPMMIYPAVHYTMGGTWVDYNLMTTIPGCFSIGESNFSDHGANRLGASALMQGLADGYFVLPYTIGDYLSPDIKMGPISTDLPEFVEAEKNVTDQIEKFLNNNGTHSVDHFHKKLGKIMWDKVGMARNAKGLNEAIVEIAALREEFYRDVKVPGKANEFNQELEKATRVADFLELGELFAKDALHRNESCGGHFREEYQSEDGEAQRDDENFAYVAAWEYKGKPSDAVLHKEELIFDNIKLVTRSYK from the coding sequence ATGGCATTAGATTCAAAAATTCCACACGGCCCAATTTCGGACAAATGGACAGATTATAAAGATCATATTAATTTAGTAAACCCAGCTAACAAACGTAACTTAGATGTTATCGTTGTTGGAACAGGTTTAGCTGGAGGTTCTGCTGCGGCAACTCTTGCTGAATTAGGGTATAACGTAAAAGCATTTTGTTTTCAGGATTCACCACGTCGTGCGCACTCAATTGCAGCACAAGGGGGAATTAATGCAGCAAAAAACTATCAAGGAGATGGAGATTCAGTTTTCCGTTTGTTTTATGATACAGTAAAAGGGGGTGACTACCGTGCGCGTGAAGCAAACGTACACCGTCTTGCCGAAGTTTCAACTAATATTATTGACCAATGTGTGGCTCAAGGAGTTCCATTGGCACGTGAATACGGTGGTTTATTAGATAACCGTTCTTTTGGAGGTACATTAGTTTCTAGAACTTTTTATGCAAAAGGACAAACCGGACAACAATTATTGTTAGGAGCATATTCTGCAATGAACCGTCAAATCGGTCGTGGAAAAATCAAAATGTATAACCGTCACGAAATGCTAGATTTAGTTATCGTAAACGGAAAAGCAAGAGGTATTATTGCTCGTAACTTGATTACAGGAGAAATCGAAAGACACTCAGCTCATGCTGTTGTTATTGGTTCAGGTGGATATGGAAACGTATTTTTCTTATCGACAAATGCGATGGGAAGTAACGCAACTGCTGCTTGGAAAATCCACAAAAAAGGAGCGTTTTTTGCAAATCCTTGTTACACACAAATTCACCCAACATGTATTCCAGTTTCAGGAGATCACCAGTCAAAATTGACTTTGATGTCTGAATCTTTACGTAATGATGGTCGTATTTGGGTACCAAAATCATTGGAAGATGCAAAAGCTATCCGTGAAGGAAAGAAAAAACCAACAGATTTATCTGAAGAAGAAAGAGATTATTACTTAGAAAGAAGATATCCTTCATTTGGAAATTTAGTTCCTCGTGACGTTGCATCTCGTGCTGCTAAAGAGCGTTGTGATGCAGGTTTTGGAGTAAATAAAACAGGTGAAGCAGTTTACCTTGACTTTGCTGCAGCGATACAACGTTACGGTAAAGAACAAGCTTATATTAAAGGTTTAGATGCTAATGATAAGAACCTAGTTATTAAATTAGGAACTGAAGTGGTTGAAAATAAATACGGGAACTTATTCCAAATGTATTTAAAAATCGTTGACGAAAATCCATATGTAACACCAATGATGATTTATCCTGCGGTTCACTACACAATGGGTGGAACTTGGGTTGATTATAATTTAATGACTACAATTCCTGGTTGTTTCTCTATTGGAGAGTCTAATTTCTCTGATCACGGAGCAAACAGATTGGGAGCTTCTGCATTAATGCAAGGTTTAGCTGATGGTTATTTTGTATTGCCATATACTATCGGAGATTATTTATCACCAGATATTAAAATGGGACCTATTTCTACAGATTTACCAGAATTCGTAGAAGCAGAGAAAAATGTAACAGACCAAATCGAAAAATTCCTTAACAATAACGGTACACATTCTGTTGACCATTTCCATAAGAAATTAGGGAAGATTATGTGGGATAAAGTTGGTATGGCTCGTAATGCTAAAGGATTAAATGAAGCTATTGTAGAAATTGCTGCTTTACGTGAAGAGTTTTACAGAGATGTAAAAGTACCAGGAAAAGCAAATGAGTTTAATCAAGAATTAGAAAAAGCGACTCGTGTTGCCGATTTCTTAGAATTAGGAGAGTTGTTTGCGAAAGATGCTTTACACAGAAATGAATCTTGTGGAGGTCACTTCCGTGAAGAATACCAATCTGAGGATGGAGAAGCACAAAGAGATGATGAAAACTTTGCATACGTTGCAGCTTGGGAGTACAAAGGAAAACCTAGCGACGCAGTATTACACAAAGAAGAATTAATTTTCGATAATATTAAATTGGTAACTCGTAGTTATAAATAG
- a CDS encoding GNAT family N-acetyltransferase, translating to MIIKKANITDNEILTEITKKSKAYWGYSAEQILSWDENLTISQEYIRDHNVFKLVNENSIIGYYSYVFRDEKNVEMDNLFILPEYIGKGFGKHLFLDFLNRMKEAKIEKIQLDAEPNAERFYSKMGFVKIGEFETSIKNRFMPIMEMNLKENTNR from the coding sequence ATGATAATAAAAAAAGCAAACATAACAGATAACGAAATCCTAACAGAAATAACCAAAAAGTCAAAAGCATATTGGGGATATTCGGCAGAACAAATTTTAAGTTGGGATGAAAATTTAACTATTTCTCAGGAATATATAAGAGATCATAATGTTTTTAAATTGGTAAACGAAAATTCAATTATAGGTTATTATTCTTATGTATTCAGAGATGAAAAAAATGTAGAAATGGATAATTTATTTATTTTACCCGAGTATATCGGTAAAGGATTTGGAAAGCATTTGTTTCTTGATTTTTTAAACAGAATGAAAGAAGCTAAAATTGAAAAGATACAACTCGATGCTGAGCCAAACGCCGAGCGCTTTTATTCTAAAATGGGATTTGTAAAAATTGGAGAATTCGAAACTTCAATAAAAAACCGTTTCATGCCAATTATGGAAATGAATCTAAAAGAGAATACAAATAGATAG
- a CDS encoding hydroxymethylglutaryl-CoA synthase family protein produces the protein MKTGIDAISFDVANIHLPIKTLATARNIEPEKLEKGLGLIKMTLPDTYQDTVVFGANALTKLITENQINLNEISRIYVGTESAIDSSKPISSFLIALMEQKFGEDILSECDVVDFTFACIGGVDALQNCVDFIKLNPTKKAIVVTTDFAKYDLNSTGEYTQGAGALAMLVTSNPRIIAFDENWATSTKGVFDFFKPYRSISKEAITLNENNNPWFDNLESEIEIHKDQPVFDGQYSNQCYMDRTRAAYFSFKKLKNTTATLYNTWNSIIMHLPYSFQGRRMLSEIYALDSTEKIIAENIEPADYQNKIKEVGKSDAYKTFITEKLQPAELASSLIGNLYTGSIFMGLLSTLAHFYDTKKDISGTKFGFLAYGSGSKSKVFEGTIQPEWQSTLSQVKLFENLSESVEIDFETYERLHKKEQKQSVRTPKNEWVLDRIEKENPVLIGARYYKWID, from the coding sequence ATGAAAACAGGAATTGACGCTATATCTTTTGATGTAGCCAACATACATTTGCCCATAAAAACTTTGGCAACTGCTAGAAATATTGAACCCGAAAAATTAGAAAAAGGCTTGGGTTTAATAAAAATGACTCTCCCAGATACTTATCAAGATACCGTAGTTTTTGGTGCAAATGCTCTAACTAAACTAATTACTGAGAATCAAATAAACCTAAATGAAATAAGCCGAATTTACGTTGGAACCGAAAGCGCAATTGATAGCTCTAAACCTATTAGTTCGTTTTTAATTGCTCTAATGGAACAAAAATTTGGTGAGGATATTTTATCAGAATGTGACGTAGTCGATTTTACCTTTGCTTGCATAGGTGGTGTCGATGCTTTGCAAAATTGCGTTGATTTCATTAAACTAAATCCAACAAAAAAAGCAATTGTGGTTACGACCGATTTTGCCAAATACGATTTAAATTCAACTGGAGAATACACACAAGGCGCTGGAGCATTGGCTATGCTAGTCACTTCAAACCCTAGAATTATTGCTTTTGACGAAAATTGGGCTACAAGCACAAAAGGGGTTTTTGACTTTTTCAAACCTTATAGAAGTATTTCTAAAGAAGCAATCACTCTAAACGAAAACAATAATCCGTGGTTTGATAACTTAGAATCTGAGATAGAAATTCATAAAGACCAACCTGTTTTTGATGGTCAATACTCTAACCAATGTTATATGGATCGTACGCGAGCTGCTTACTTTTCATTCAAAAAACTAAAGAATACTACAGCTACTTTATACAATACTTGGAACAGCATTATTATGCACCTACCCTATTCTTTTCAAGGTAGAAGAATGCTTTCTGAAATCTATGCTTTGGATAGTACAGAAAAAATTATTGCAGAAAATATTGAACCAGCCGATTATCAAAATAAGATTAAAGAAGTTGGAAAATCTGATGCATACAAAACTTTTATCACCGAGAAATTACAACCTGCAGAATTAGCTTCTTCTTTAATTGGAAACCTTTACACAGGATCTATTTTCATGGGGTTACTATCGACTTTAGCTCATTTTTATGATACTAAAAAAGATATTTCTGGAACAAAATTTGGATTTCTAGCCTACGGAAGCGGATCAAAATCGAAAGTTTTTGAAGGAACAATTCAACCCGAATGGCAATCGACTTTAAGCCAAGTTAAACTTTTTGAAAACCTTAGCGAAAGTGTAGAAATTGATTTTGAGACTTACGAAAGACTTCACAAAAAAGAACAAAAACAAAGCGTTCGAACTCCAAAAAACGAATGGGTTTTAGACCGAATTGAAAAGGAAAATCCTGTTTTAATTGGTGCGCGTTATTATAAATGGATTGATTAA
- a CDS encoding dipeptidase, producing the protein MFIFDAHLDLSMNAMEWNRDLRNDVATLRHLEKGMNDKPDREKATVSFPDLRKGNIGIVVATQIARFVKPDSEIPGWNSPQQAWAQTQAQVAWYKTMEEEGELFSITDKKSLQKQIELWNDGTPNDKKPIGYILSLEGADSIIDISYVEKAYNYGLRAIGPAHYGPGRYANGTDSTGKMGANGIELLKEMERLNIILDATHLCDDAFWQALENYNGPIWASHNNCRSLVDHNRQYSDEQIKALISRGAIIGGALDAWMLVSNWQRGVSTPLNMQCNLETVFKHMDHICQLAGNANHIGIGSDLDGAFGTEQTPYDLNTIADLQKLVFIFRSHGYTEEDLKKIFHQNWINFLMKNWN; encoded by the coding sequence ATGTTCATATTTGACGCACATCTTGACCTAAGCATGAATGCTATGGAATGGAACAGAGATTTAAGAAATGATGTAGCCACATTACGCCATTTAGAAAAAGGAATGAATGATAAACCAGATAGAGAAAAAGCTACCGTTTCGTTTCCTGACTTAAGAAAAGGAAACATTGGTATTGTTGTAGCTACTCAAATTGCAAGATTTGTTAAACCGGATAGTGAAATTCCAGGATGGAACTCTCCTCAACAAGCTTGGGCACAAACTCAAGCACAAGTGGCATGGTACAAAACAATGGAAGAAGAAGGAGAACTCTTTTCTATTACTGACAAGAAATCCCTTCAAAAACAAATAGAATTATGGAATGATGGTACCCCAAATGATAAAAAACCTATTGGATATATATTAAGCCTAGAAGGTGCCGATTCTATTATTGACATTTCTTACGTTGAAAAGGCATATAATTATGGATTAAGAGCTATTGGACCCGCTCATTATGGCCCAGGACGCTATGCCAACGGCACAGATTCAACTGGAAAGATGGGAGCAAACGGAATTGAATTGCTTAAAGAAATGGAGCGCTTAAATATTATTCTTGATGCAACACATTTATGTGATGATGCCTTTTGGCAAGCATTAGAAAATTATAACGGTCCTATCTGGGCAAGCCATAATAATTGCCGAAGCTTGGTAGATCACAACAGACAATATAGCGATGAACAAATTAAAGCACTTATTAGTAGAGGAGCAATAATAGGAGGCGCCTTAGATGCGTGGATGTTAGTTTCCAACTGGCAAAGAGGCGTTTCCACTCCACTAAACATGCAGTGTAATCTTGAAACCGTTTTTAAACATATGGATCACATATGTCAACTAGCAGGAAATGCAAATCACATTGGTATAGGTTCAGATCTGGATGGGGCATTTGGTACCGAACAAACACCATATGACTTAAACACCATAGCCGATTTACAAAAATTAGTTTTCATTTTTAGAAGCCACGGTTATACAGAGGAAGATTTAAAAAAAATATTCCACCAAAACTGGATAAACTTCTTAATGAAAAATTGGAATTAA
- a CDS encoding succinate dehydrogenase cytochrome b subunit, translating into MAQSALLNASILKKVAMALSGIFLITFLALHVSLNFISIISVDVFNEASHFMGYNPLIQYVMQPVLAIGVIFHFVMGFVLTLQNSAARPIGYAKYNGAANASWTSRNMIISGAVILAFLVLHFYDFWFPEVTYKYIAGTAPDATRYYGELVHKFVDPIRTGLYCISFVLLGFHLWHGFSSSLQSMGMNNKYSRSLSRFGYGFAVVVPALFVIIALFHHFNN; encoded by the coding sequence ATGGCACAATCTGCACTATTGAATGCTTCCATCTTAAAGAAAGTTGCTATGGCTCTTTCGGGAATATTCTTAATCACGTTTTTAGCGCTGCATGTTTCCTTAAATTTTATTTCTATTATAAGTGTAGATGTCTTTAATGAGGCTTCTCACTTTATGGGATACAATCCGCTGATTCAATATGTAATGCAACCTGTTTTGGCAATCGGTGTAATTTTTCATTTCGTTATGGGATTTGTATTGACACTTCAGAACAGCGCAGCAAGACCAATTGGTTATGCAAAATACAATGGAGCTGCTAATGCTTCTTGGACATCTAGAAATATGATTATTTCTGGAGCAGTTATTTTAGCATTTTTAGTATTACATTTTTATGATTTTTGGTTTCCTGAAGTTACTTATAAGTATATAGCAGGTACAGCACCAGATGCTACAAGGTATTATGGAGAATTAGTTCATAAATTTGTTGATCCAATTCGTACAGGATTGTACTGTATTTCATTTGTGTTGTTAGGTTTTCACCTTTGGCATGGATTCAGTTCTTCTCTTCAGTCAATGGGGATGAACAACAAGTACTCAAGATCTTTAAGTAGATTCGGTTATGGATTTGCGGTAGTAGTTCCTGCCCTTTTCGTGATAATCGCATTATTTCATCATTTCAATAATTAA
- a CDS encoding family 20 glycosylhydrolase translates to MKKTLLFILILCYSLGNSQESLNNTNIIPAPNFYKETGDSITINGQIKIVFKNNKYTPKELKTAQLFESVINKNTQKKKATLLVQFTTEPASEKTNKEAYKISITPKGIFVTGQEQGLFYAIQSLLQLLPNKVFDSQIKLPTLEIIDQPRYQYRGLHLDVCRHFFSTEVIKDFIAQMSYYKLNNFHWHLTDDQGWRIEIKKYPKLTEIGSKRAQTLVGNKFERFPRFFDNIPYGGYYTQEEIKEVVKFAEDHFVNVIPEIEMPGHASAAVAAYPNLACFPSPDLKVIESWGVFEDVFCAGKEETFVFLEDVLKEVMALFPSEYIHIGGDECPKSRWEKCPNCQKRIKELGLKNEHELQSYFIKRMEKFLNANGRQIFGWDEILEGGLAPNATVMSWRGESGGIAAAREKHKVIMTPEDYVYFDHNQGYSLQEPLTVGRLTTVHEVYNYNPTPVDSLTIEQQKYIYGVQANIWSEYVTSPAKLNYMLYPRLFPFAEIAWTETKNKNYSNLMLKRLPHHIEKLESQKRLYKVPTPFGIQDTTVIASKYILEMQPTVKNGQIFYTIDGYNPDETSSNYTKPVTVYIPKGEFRNVKVVQISPSGRRSSITTISIKNSETQPALTIKPTKNGLKYSYTNKLVQQTLELDTIKFAKSGIHQGVIEMKKYKSKENLYMGLKFEGYIYIPETAQYEFSTIVDDGAKLFIDNQLIVDNDGRHWINEAFGAAKLEKGFHKINISYFDAAGSSTLQCFIRQEGKEKQEINASQLYYE, encoded by the coding sequence ATGAAAAAAACCCTCTTATTCATCCTAATACTATGTTACTCTTTAGGAAATTCCCAAGAATCATTAAACAACACTAACATCATCCCAGCACCCAATTTCTACAAAGAAACTGGTGATAGCATTACCATAAATGGTCAAATTAAAATTGTTTTTAAAAACAACAAATACACACCCAAGGAACTTAAAACGGCTCAACTTTTTGAATCTGTCATAAACAAAAACACTCAAAAAAAGAAAGCTACACTATTGGTTCAATTCACAACAGAACCTGCCTCTGAAAAAACAAACAAAGAAGCTTATAAAATAAGTATTACCCCAAAAGGAATTTTTGTTACTGGTCAAGAACAAGGTTTGTTTTATGCAATACAAAGCTTGCTTCAACTTTTACCAAATAAAGTATTTGATTCTCAGATAAAACTACCAACTCTTGAAATTATAGACCAACCTAGATATCAATATAGAGGCCTCCACCTGGATGTATGTCGCCACTTTTTTTCAACAGAAGTCATAAAAGATTTTATTGCCCAAATGTCCTATTACAAACTAAATAATTTTCATTGGCACTTAACTGATGACCAAGGATGGAGAATTGAAATAAAAAAATACCCAAAGCTCACAGAAATTGGCTCTAAAAGAGCACAAACACTTGTTGGAAATAAATTTGAAAGATTCCCAAGATTTTTTGACAATATTCCATACGGAGGATATTACACACAAGAAGAAATTAAAGAGGTGGTGAAATTTGCCGAAGATCATTTTGTAAACGTTATTCCAGAAATTGAAATGCCAGGACATGCATCAGCCGCTGTTGCTGCTTATCCAAATTTAGCTTGTTTTCCTTCACCAGACTTAAAAGTGATTGAGTCATGGGGCGTTTTTGAAGATGTTTTTTGCGCGGGTAAAGAAGAAACTTTTGTTTTTTTAGAAGATGTTTTAAAAGAAGTGATGGCACTATTTCCAAGCGAATACATTCACATTGGTGGAGATGAATGTCCAAAATCAAGATGGGAAAAATGTCCAAATTGCCAAAAGAGAATAAAAGAATTAGGTCTAAAAAATGAGCACGAACTTCAGAGCTACTTCATAAAACGCATGGAGAAATTCCTTAATGCAAACGGAAGACAAATTTTTGGATGGGACGAAATCCTAGAAGGTGGCCTTGCTCCTAACGCTACAGTTATGTCATGGAGAGGAGAATCTGGAGGAATTGCAGCCGCAAGAGAAAAACACAAAGTAATTATGACACCTGAGGATTATGTTTATTTTGATCACAACCAAGGATATTCACTACAGGAACCACTAACTGTTGGTCGTTTAACAACCGTTCACGAAGTATATAATTACAACCCAACGCCAGTAGACAGTTTAACAATCGAGCAACAAAAATACATTTATGGAGTTCAAGCTAATATTTGGTCCGAATATGTTACAAGTCCTGCTAAGCTAAATTATATGCTCTACCCAAGATTATTCCCATTTGCAGAAATTGCTTGGACAGAAACTAAGAATAAAAATTATTCAAATTTAATGCTAAAGAGATTGCCGCATCATATAGAAAAATTAGAATCTCAAAAAAGGCTGTACAAAGTTCCTACACCATTTGGAATTCAAGATACTACTGTTATTGCATCAAAATACATATTAGAAATGCAACCAACAGTCAAAAACGGACAGATTTTCTATACTATAGATGGCTATAATCCTGATGAAACTAGCAGTAACTACACAAAACCAGTAACAGTTTATATTCCAAAAGGAGAATTCAGAAATGTAAAAGTGGTACAAATAAGTCCTAGCGGCAGAAGAAGTTCAATCACTACTATCTCCATTAAAAACTCCGAAACACAACCTGCATTGACTATTAAGCCAACAAAAAATGGCTTGAAATATTCCTACACAAACAAACTTGTACAACAAACACTAGAACTAGACACTATTAAATTTGCAAAATCTGGAATACATCAAGGTGTAATCGAAATGAAGAAATACAAGTCTAAGGAAAATCTCTACATGGGCTTAAAGTTTGAAGGCTACATCTACATTCCTGAAACTGCTCAATATGAATTTTCTACAATTGTAGATGATGGTGCCAAATTATTTATCGACAACCAACTCATTGTTGATAACGACGGAAGACACTGGATCAATGAAGCTTTTGGAGCAGCAAAACTTGAAAAAGGCTTTCATAAAATAAACATCAGCTATTTTGATGCTGCAGGAAGTTCAACTTTACAATGCTTTATCCGCCAAGAAGGGAAAGAAAAGCAAGAAATAAATGCTTCTCAATTATATTACGAATAA
- a CDS encoding succinate dehydrogenase/fumarate reductase iron-sulfur subunit, whose amino-acid sequence MKLTLKIWRQKNAEDKGGIVDYPIDGIEPDMSFLEMLDVLNEQLINKGDEPVAFDHDCREGICGMCSLFINGEAHGPDRGVTTCQLHMRMFKDGDTIFIEPFRAKAFPVIKDLVVDRTSFDRIQHAGGFISVNTSGNTIDANTIPINKHDADTAFDAATCIGCGACVATCKNSSAMLFVSAKVSQYALLPQGRVEATDRVLNMVHQMDLEGFGNCTNTGACEVECPKGISLENIARMNREYLAASLKG is encoded by the coding sequence ATGAAACTTACATTAAAAATATGGCGTCAGAAAAACGCTGAAGATAAAGGTGGAATCGTAGATTACCCAATCGACGGTATTGAACCAGATATGTCTTTCCTTGAAATGTTAGATGTTCTTAACGAGCAATTAATAAATAAAGGAGACGAGCCAGTTGCATTTGACCACGATTGTCGCGAAGGAATTTGCGGTATGTGTTCATTATTTATTAACGGAGAGGCGCATGGACCAGATAGAGGTGTAACAACTTGTCAATTGCACATGCGTATGTTTAAAGATGGAGATACGATTTTTATCGAGCCATTTAGAGCAAAAGCTTTCCCAGTAATTAAAGATTTAGTTGTTGATAGAACTTCTTTTGATAGAATTCAACATGCAGGAGGATTTATCTCTGTAAATACTTCAGGTAATACAATTGATGCTAATACAATTCCGATTAACAAACATGATGCAGATACAGCTTTTGATGCTGCTACATGTATTGGTTGTGGAGCTTGTGTTGCAACTTGTAAAAACTCATCGGCTATGTTATTCGTTTCGGCTAAAGTGTCTCAGTATGCTTTATTGCCACAAGGACGTGTAGAAGCTACGGATCGTGTTTTAAACATGGTTCACCAAATGGATCTTGAAGGTTTTGGTAACTGTACCAATACTGGAGCTTGCGAAGTAGAATGTCCTAAAGGAATTTCTCTTGAAAATATTGCACGTATGAATCGTGAGTATTTAGCAGCAAGTCTAAAAGGATAA